Proteins encoded by one window of Antechinus flavipes isolate AdamAnt ecotype Samford, QLD, Australia chromosome 4, AdamAnt_v2, whole genome shotgun sequence:
- the ARHGEF2 gene encoding rho guanine nucleotide exchange factor 2 isoform X7 yields the protein MTGKAKNREKEKMKEAKDARYTNGHLFTTISVSGMTMCYACNKSITAKEALICPTCNVTIHNRCKDALANCTKVKQKQQKAALLKNSTALQSVSLRSKTTIRERPSSAIYPSDSFRQSLLGSRRGRSSLSLSKSVSTTNIAGHFNDESPLGLRRILSQSTDSLNMRNRTLSVESLIDEGAEVIYNELMSDFETDEKDFAADSWSLAVDSSFLQQHKKEVMKRQDVIYELIQTELHHVRTLKIMTRLFRTGLLEELQLDPALVQGLFPCVDELSDIHTRFLSQLLERRRQALCPGSTRNFVIHRLGDLLIGQFSGSSAEQMRKAYSEFCSRHTKALKLYKELYARDKRFQQFIRKVTRSTVLRRHGVQECILLVTQRITKYPVLIDRILLHSRGNEEEHRDLTTALGLVKELLSAVDQEVHELEKGARLQEIYGRTDPRAQAPVPGKGPFGREELLRRKLLHDGCLLWKTATGRFKDVLMLLMTDVLVFLQEKDQKYIFPALDKPAIISLQNLIVRDIANQEKGMFLISAAPPEMYEVHTASREDRNTWIRVIQQSVRVCPSREDFPLIETEDEAYLRRIKTELQQKDRALVELLQEKVGLFAEMTQFQAEEDGGGGGPLPTLPRGLFRSESLESPRGERLLQDAIREVENLKDLLVGPGLDLPLPPRESTLSLEPDGGGNTSPGVTTNGETRTFNGSIEFSRADSDSSQRDRNGNQLRSPQEEALQRLVNLYGLLHGLQAAVAQQDTLMEARLSEGPERREKLVLSRANSRDGEASRPGGAPVAPEKQATELALLQRQHALLQEELRRCRRQGEERAAEAGGLEARLRESEQARARLEREAEEARRQLAALGQTEPLPAEAPWARRPLDPRRRSLPAGDALYLSFTPPSQAMPQICRGHDRLDLPLSTRSIHRTFEDREGPELGSPEERLQDSSDPDTGSEEEGCSRLTPPHSPRDFPRMQDIPEESESRDGEPIASES from the exons CTGCCCAA CTTGTAACGTGACTATCCATAACCGCTGTAAAGATGCTCTTGCCAACTGCACCAAGGTCAAGCAGAAG CAACAGAAAGCTGCCCTGCTCAAGAACAGCACTGCTTTGCAGTCCGTCTCCCTGAGGAGCAAGA CCACCATCCGGGAGCGCCCCAGCTCGGCCATCTACCCCTCGGACAGCTTCCGTCAGTCCCTTCTTGGCTCTCGCCGCGGCCGgtcctccctctccctgtctaAGAGCGTCTCCACCACCAACATTGCTGG GCACTTCAATGATGAGTCCCCCTTGGGCCTTCGAAGAATCCTATCTCAGTCTACAGACTCTCTCAACATGCGAAACCGCACACTGTCTGTGGAGTCTCTCATTGATGAGG GTGCCGAGGTGATTTACAATGAACTGATGAGTGACTTTGAGACAGATGAGAAGGACTTTGCAGCGGATTCCTGGAGTCTGGCAGTAGACAGTAGCTTCCTACAGCAGCACAAAAAAGAGGTGATGAAGCGTCAGGATGTCATCTATG AGCTGATCCAGACAGAGCTGCACCACGTGAGGACGCTGAAGATCATGACCCGCCTCTTCCGAACGGGGCTGTTGGAGGAGCTGCAGCTGGATCCAGCCCTGGTGCAGGGCCTTTTCCCTTGTGTGGACGAGCTCAGCGATATCCACACCCGCTTCCTCAGCCAGCTGCTGGAGCGCCGACGCCAGGCCCTTTGCCCGGGCAGTACCCGCAACTTTGTCATCCACCGGCTCGGGGATCTGCTTATTGGCCAg TTCTCAGGCTCCAGTGCCGAGCAGATGCGGAAGGCCTATTCCGAGTTCTGCAGCCGTCACACCAAGGCACTGAAACTCTACAAGGAGCTGTATGCTCGGGATAAGCGCTTCCAGCAGTTCATCAGA AAGGTGACCCGCTCCACAGTGCTCCGGCGACATGGGGTGCAGGAGTGCATCTTGCTAGTAACCCAGCGCATCACCAAGTACCCCGTACTCATCGACCGGATCCTGCTGCATTCCCGTG GCAACGAAGAGGAGCATCGGGACCTGACAACAGCCTTAGGTCTGGTGAAAGAGCTGCTGTCAGCAGTAGACCAGGAGgtacatgagctggagaagggagcTCGCCTGCAGGAGATCTATGGGCGTACAGACCCCCGTGCCCAGGCCCCAGTGCCTGGCAAGGGTCCCTTTGGCCGAGAAGAGCTTCTACGTCGAAAACTGCTCCACGATGGTTGCCTGCTTTGGAAGACAGCCACAGGACGTTTCAAAG ATGTGCTGATGCTGTTGATGACAGATGTTCTAGTGTTTCTTCAGGAGAAGGACCAGAAATACATCTTTCCTGCCTTG GACAAGCCAGCAATAATCTCACTACAGAACCTCATTGTTCGAGACATTGCCAACCAGGAAAAGGGGATGTTTCTGATCAGTGCTGCTCCCCCTGAAATGTATGAGGTCCACACAGCCTCCAGAGAGGACCGGAACACTTGGATCCGTGTCATCCAGCAGAGTGTGCGTGT GTGCCCATCCAGAGAGGACTTCCCTCTGATTGAAACAGAAGATGAGGCCTATCTTCGCAGGATCAAAA CGGAGCTGCAGCAGAAGGACAGGGCCCTGGTGGAGCTGCTGCAAGAGAAGGTGGGACTCTTTGCTGAGATGACCCAGTTCCAGGCAGAAGAAGATGGAGGGGGTGGCGGGCCGCTGCCCACCTTGCCTCGTGGCCTCTTCCGCTCTGAATCCCTGGAATCCCCTCGTGGGGAGAGGTTGTTGCAGGACGCTATCCGGGAAG tGGAGAATCTGAAGGACCTGCTGGTTGGGCCTGGACTAGATCTGCCTCTGCCCCCACGGGAATCGACTTTGTCCCTGGAGCCCGACGGTGGTGGCAACACCAGCCCTGGGGTGACTACCA ATGGTGAAACAAGAACGTTCAATGGGTCCATTGAGTTCAGCAGAGCTGACTCGGACTCCAGTCAGAGG GATCGAAATGGGAACCAGTTGAGATCTCCTCAGGAG GAGGCCCTGCAGCGACTAGTCAACCTGTATGGACTTCTCCATGGCCTTCAG GCAGCGGTGGCTCAGCAGGACACCTTGATGGAAGCCAGGTTGTCGGAGGGCCCTGAACGACGGGAGAAGCTGGTGTTGTCCCGGGCCAACTCTCGAGATGGGGAGGCGAGCAGGCCCGGGGGCGCCCCCGTGGCCCCCGAGAAGCAGGCCACAGAGCTGGCCCTGCTGCAGCGGCAGCACGCCCTGCTGCAAGAGGAGCTCCGCCGCTGCCGGCGTCAGGGGGAGGAGCGGGCCGCCGAGGCAGGCGGCCTGGAGGCTCGGCTTCGCGAGAGCGAGCAGGCCCGGGCCCGGCTGGAGCGGGAGGCGGAAGAGGCCAGGAGGCAGCTGGCGGCCCTGGGCCAGACCGAGCCTCTCCCAGCCGAGGCTCCCTGGGCCCGCCGCCCTCTGGACCCCCGGCGCCGCAGCCTCCCTGCGGGGGACGCCCTCTACTTGAGCTTCACCCCCCCTTCCCAG gctaTGCCCCAGATATGCCGAGGCCACGACCGCCTAGATCTGCCCTTATCCACTCGCTCCATTCACCGTACCTTTGAGGACAGAGAGGGGCCCGAGCTAGGCAGTCCTGAGGAGCGGCTTCAAGATAGCAGCGATCCCGACACCGGGAGCGAGGAGGAGGGCTGTAGTCGCTTGACTCCACCACATAGCCCCCGAG ATTTCCCCCGAATGCAGGACATTCCAGAGGAGAGTGAGAGTCGAGATGGAGAACCTATTGCCTCAGAAAGTTAA
- the ARHGEF2 gene encoding rho guanine nucleotide exchange factor 2 isoform X6: MSGNRRQPSRRGQNREKEKMKEAKDARYTNGHLFTTISVSGMTMCYACNKSITAKEALICPTCNVTIHNRCKDALANCTKVKQKQQKAALLKNSTALQSVSLRSKTTIRERPSSAIYPSDSFRQSLLGSRRGRSSLSLSKSVSTTNIAGHFNDESPLGLRRILSQSTDSLNMRNRTLSVESLIDEGAEVIYNELMSDFETDEKDFAADSWSLAVDSSFLQQHKKEVMKRQDVIYELIQTELHHVRTLKIMTRLFRTGLLEELQLDPALVQGLFPCVDELSDIHTRFLSQLLERRRQALCPGSTRNFVIHRLGDLLIGQFSGSSAEQMRKAYSEFCSRHTKALKLYKELYARDKRFQQFIRKVTRSTVLRRHGVQECILLVTQRITKYPVLIDRILLHSRGNEEEHRDLTTALGLVKELLSAVDQEVHELEKGARLQEIYGRTDPRAQAPVPGKGPFGREELLRRKLLHDGCLLWKTATGRFKDVLMLLMTDVLVFLQEKDQKYIFPALDKPAIISLQNLIVRDIANQEKGMFLISAAPPEMYEVHTASREDRNTWIRVIQQSVRVCPSREDFPLIETEDEAYLRRIKTELQQKDRALVELLQEKVGLFAEMTQFQAEEDGGGGGPLPTLPRGLFRSESLESPRGERLLQDAIREVENLKDLLVGPGLDLPLPPRESTLSLEPDGGGNTSPGVTTNGETRTFNGSIEFSRADSDSSQRDRNGNQLRSPQEEALQRLVNLYGLLHGLQAAVAQQDTLMEARLSEGPERREKLVLSRANSRDGEASRPGGAPVAPEKQATELALLQRQHALLQEELRRCRRQGEERAAEAGGLEARLRESEQARARLEREAEEARRQLAALGQTEPLPAEAPWARRPLDPRRRSLPAGDALYLSFTPPSQAMPQICRGHDRLDLPLSTRSIHRTFEDREGPELGSPEERLQDSSDPDTGSEEEGCSRLTPPHSPRDFPRMQDIPEESESRDGEPIASES; this comes from the exons CTGCCCAA CTTGTAACGTGACTATCCATAACCGCTGTAAAGATGCTCTTGCCAACTGCACCAAGGTCAAGCAGAAG CAACAGAAAGCTGCCCTGCTCAAGAACAGCACTGCTTTGCAGTCCGTCTCCCTGAGGAGCAAGA CCACCATCCGGGAGCGCCCCAGCTCGGCCATCTACCCCTCGGACAGCTTCCGTCAGTCCCTTCTTGGCTCTCGCCGCGGCCGgtcctccctctccctgtctaAGAGCGTCTCCACCACCAACATTGCTGG GCACTTCAATGATGAGTCCCCCTTGGGCCTTCGAAGAATCCTATCTCAGTCTACAGACTCTCTCAACATGCGAAACCGCACACTGTCTGTGGAGTCTCTCATTGATGAGG GTGCCGAGGTGATTTACAATGAACTGATGAGTGACTTTGAGACAGATGAGAAGGACTTTGCAGCGGATTCCTGGAGTCTGGCAGTAGACAGTAGCTTCCTACAGCAGCACAAAAAAGAGGTGATGAAGCGTCAGGATGTCATCTATG AGCTGATCCAGACAGAGCTGCACCACGTGAGGACGCTGAAGATCATGACCCGCCTCTTCCGAACGGGGCTGTTGGAGGAGCTGCAGCTGGATCCAGCCCTGGTGCAGGGCCTTTTCCCTTGTGTGGACGAGCTCAGCGATATCCACACCCGCTTCCTCAGCCAGCTGCTGGAGCGCCGACGCCAGGCCCTTTGCCCGGGCAGTACCCGCAACTTTGTCATCCACCGGCTCGGGGATCTGCTTATTGGCCAg TTCTCAGGCTCCAGTGCCGAGCAGATGCGGAAGGCCTATTCCGAGTTCTGCAGCCGTCACACCAAGGCACTGAAACTCTACAAGGAGCTGTATGCTCGGGATAAGCGCTTCCAGCAGTTCATCAGA AAGGTGACCCGCTCCACAGTGCTCCGGCGACATGGGGTGCAGGAGTGCATCTTGCTAGTAACCCAGCGCATCACCAAGTACCCCGTACTCATCGACCGGATCCTGCTGCATTCCCGTG GCAACGAAGAGGAGCATCGGGACCTGACAACAGCCTTAGGTCTGGTGAAAGAGCTGCTGTCAGCAGTAGACCAGGAGgtacatgagctggagaagggagcTCGCCTGCAGGAGATCTATGGGCGTACAGACCCCCGTGCCCAGGCCCCAGTGCCTGGCAAGGGTCCCTTTGGCCGAGAAGAGCTTCTACGTCGAAAACTGCTCCACGATGGTTGCCTGCTTTGGAAGACAGCCACAGGACGTTTCAAAG ATGTGCTGATGCTGTTGATGACAGATGTTCTAGTGTTTCTTCAGGAGAAGGACCAGAAATACATCTTTCCTGCCTTG GACAAGCCAGCAATAATCTCACTACAGAACCTCATTGTTCGAGACATTGCCAACCAGGAAAAGGGGATGTTTCTGATCAGTGCTGCTCCCCCTGAAATGTATGAGGTCCACACAGCCTCCAGAGAGGACCGGAACACTTGGATCCGTGTCATCCAGCAGAGTGTGCGTGT GTGCCCATCCAGAGAGGACTTCCCTCTGATTGAAACAGAAGATGAGGCCTATCTTCGCAGGATCAAAA CGGAGCTGCAGCAGAAGGACAGGGCCCTGGTGGAGCTGCTGCAAGAGAAGGTGGGACTCTTTGCTGAGATGACCCAGTTCCAGGCAGAAGAAGATGGAGGGGGTGGCGGGCCGCTGCCCACCTTGCCTCGTGGCCTCTTCCGCTCTGAATCCCTGGAATCCCCTCGTGGGGAGAGGTTGTTGCAGGACGCTATCCGGGAAG tGGAGAATCTGAAGGACCTGCTGGTTGGGCCTGGACTAGATCTGCCTCTGCCCCCACGGGAATCGACTTTGTCCCTGGAGCCCGACGGTGGTGGCAACACCAGCCCTGGGGTGACTACCA ATGGTGAAACAAGAACGTTCAATGGGTCCATTGAGTTCAGCAGAGCTGACTCGGACTCCAGTCAGAGG GATCGAAATGGGAACCAGTTGAGATCTCCTCAGGAG GAGGCCCTGCAGCGACTAGTCAACCTGTATGGACTTCTCCATGGCCTTCAG GCAGCGGTGGCTCAGCAGGACACCTTGATGGAAGCCAGGTTGTCGGAGGGCCCTGAACGACGGGAGAAGCTGGTGTTGTCCCGGGCCAACTCTCGAGATGGGGAGGCGAGCAGGCCCGGGGGCGCCCCCGTGGCCCCCGAGAAGCAGGCCACAGAGCTGGCCCTGCTGCAGCGGCAGCACGCCCTGCTGCAAGAGGAGCTCCGCCGCTGCCGGCGTCAGGGGGAGGAGCGGGCCGCCGAGGCAGGCGGCCTGGAGGCTCGGCTTCGCGAGAGCGAGCAGGCCCGGGCCCGGCTGGAGCGGGAGGCGGAAGAGGCCAGGAGGCAGCTGGCGGCCCTGGGCCAGACCGAGCCTCTCCCAGCCGAGGCTCCCTGGGCCCGCCGCCCTCTGGACCCCCGGCGCCGCAGCCTCCCTGCGGGGGACGCCCTCTACTTGAGCTTCACCCCCCCTTCCCAG gctaTGCCCCAGATATGCCGAGGCCACGACCGCCTAGATCTGCCCTTATCCACTCGCTCCATTCACCGTACCTTTGAGGACAGAGAGGGGCCCGAGCTAGGCAGTCCTGAGGAGCGGCTTCAAGATAGCAGCGATCCCGACACCGGGAGCGAGGAGGAGGGCTGTAGTCGCTTGACTCCACCACATAGCCCCCGAG ATTTCCCCCGAATGCAGGACATTCCAGAGGAGAGTGAGAGTCGAGATGGAGAACCTATTGCCTCAGAAAGTTAA
- the ARHGEF2 gene encoding rho guanine nucleotide exchange factor 2 isoform X5: protein MSRIESLTRARIDRSREQAIKNREKEKMKEAKDARYTNGHLFTTISVSGMTMCYACNKSITAKEALICPTCNVTIHNRCKDALANCTKVKQKQQKAALLKNSTALQSVSLRSKTTIRERPSSAIYPSDSFRQSLLGSRRGRSSLSLSKSVSTTNIAGHFNDESPLGLRRILSQSTDSLNMRNRTLSVESLIDEGAEVIYNELMSDFETDEKDFAADSWSLAVDSSFLQQHKKEVMKRQDVIYELIQTELHHVRTLKIMTRLFRTGLLEELQLDPALVQGLFPCVDELSDIHTRFLSQLLERRRQALCPGSTRNFVIHRLGDLLIGQFSGSSAEQMRKAYSEFCSRHTKALKLYKELYARDKRFQQFIRKVTRSTVLRRHGVQECILLVTQRITKYPVLIDRILLHSRGNEEEHRDLTTALGLVKELLSAVDQEVHELEKGARLQEIYGRTDPRAQAPVPGKGPFGREELLRRKLLHDGCLLWKTATGRFKDVLMLLMTDVLVFLQEKDQKYIFPALDKPAIISLQNLIVRDIANQEKGMFLISAAPPEMYEVHTASREDRNTWIRVIQQSVRVCPSREDFPLIETEDEAYLRRIKTELQQKDRALVELLQEKVGLFAEMTQFQAEEDGGGGGPLPTLPRGLFRSESLESPRGERLLQDAIREVENLKDLLVGPGLDLPLPPRESTLSLEPDGGGNTSPGVTTNGETRTFNGSIEFSRADSDSSQRDRNGNQLRSPQEEALQRLVNLYGLLHGLQAAVAQQDTLMEARLSEGPERREKLVLSRANSRDGEASRPGGAPVAPEKQATELALLQRQHALLQEELRRCRRQGEERAAEAGGLEARLRESEQARARLEREAEEARRQLAALGQTEPLPAEAPWARRPLDPRRRSLPAGDALYLSFTPPSQAMPQICRGHDRLDLPLSTRSIHRTFEDREGPELGSPEERLQDSSDPDTGSEEEGCSRLTPPHSPRDFPRMQDIPEESESRDGEPIASES from the exons CTGCCCAA CTTGTAACGTGACTATCCATAACCGCTGTAAAGATGCTCTTGCCAACTGCACCAAGGTCAAGCAGAAG CAACAGAAAGCTGCCCTGCTCAAGAACAGCACTGCTTTGCAGTCCGTCTCCCTGAGGAGCAAGA CCACCATCCGGGAGCGCCCCAGCTCGGCCATCTACCCCTCGGACAGCTTCCGTCAGTCCCTTCTTGGCTCTCGCCGCGGCCGgtcctccctctccctgtctaAGAGCGTCTCCACCACCAACATTGCTGG GCACTTCAATGATGAGTCCCCCTTGGGCCTTCGAAGAATCCTATCTCAGTCTACAGACTCTCTCAACATGCGAAACCGCACACTGTCTGTGGAGTCTCTCATTGATGAGG GTGCCGAGGTGATTTACAATGAACTGATGAGTGACTTTGAGACAGATGAGAAGGACTTTGCAGCGGATTCCTGGAGTCTGGCAGTAGACAGTAGCTTCCTACAGCAGCACAAAAAAGAGGTGATGAAGCGTCAGGATGTCATCTATG AGCTGATCCAGACAGAGCTGCACCACGTGAGGACGCTGAAGATCATGACCCGCCTCTTCCGAACGGGGCTGTTGGAGGAGCTGCAGCTGGATCCAGCCCTGGTGCAGGGCCTTTTCCCTTGTGTGGACGAGCTCAGCGATATCCACACCCGCTTCCTCAGCCAGCTGCTGGAGCGCCGACGCCAGGCCCTTTGCCCGGGCAGTACCCGCAACTTTGTCATCCACCGGCTCGGGGATCTGCTTATTGGCCAg TTCTCAGGCTCCAGTGCCGAGCAGATGCGGAAGGCCTATTCCGAGTTCTGCAGCCGTCACACCAAGGCACTGAAACTCTACAAGGAGCTGTATGCTCGGGATAAGCGCTTCCAGCAGTTCATCAGA AAGGTGACCCGCTCCACAGTGCTCCGGCGACATGGGGTGCAGGAGTGCATCTTGCTAGTAACCCAGCGCATCACCAAGTACCCCGTACTCATCGACCGGATCCTGCTGCATTCCCGTG GCAACGAAGAGGAGCATCGGGACCTGACAACAGCCTTAGGTCTGGTGAAAGAGCTGCTGTCAGCAGTAGACCAGGAGgtacatgagctggagaagggagcTCGCCTGCAGGAGATCTATGGGCGTACAGACCCCCGTGCCCAGGCCCCAGTGCCTGGCAAGGGTCCCTTTGGCCGAGAAGAGCTTCTACGTCGAAAACTGCTCCACGATGGTTGCCTGCTTTGGAAGACAGCCACAGGACGTTTCAAAG ATGTGCTGATGCTGTTGATGACAGATGTTCTAGTGTTTCTTCAGGAGAAGGACCAGAAATACATCTTTCCTGCCTTG GACAAGCCAGCAATAATCTCACTACAGAACCTCATTGTTCGAGACATTGCCAACCAGGAAAAGGGGATGTTTCTGATCAGTGCTGCTCCCCCTGAAATGTATGAGGTCCACACAGCCTCCAGAGAGGACCGGAACACTTGGATCCGTGTCATCCAGCAGAGTGTGCGTGT GTGCCCATCCAGAGAGGACTTCCCTCTGATTGAAACAGAAGATGAGGCCTATCTTCGCAGGATCAAAA CGGAGCTGCAGCAGAAGGACAGGGCCCTGGTGGAGCTGCTGCAAGAGAAGGTGGGACTCTTTGCTGAGATGACCCAGTTCCAGGCAGAAGAAGATGGAGGGGGTGGCGGGCCGCTGCCCACCTTGCCTCGTGGCCTCTTCCGCTCTGAATCCCTGGAATCCCCTCGTGGGGAGAGGTTGTTGCAGGACGCTATCCGGGAAG tGGAGAATCTGAAGGACCTGCTGGTTGGGCCTGGACTAGATCTGCCTCTGCCCCCACGGGAATCGACTTTGTCCCTGGAGCCCGACGGTGGTGGCAACACCAGCCCTGGGGTGACTACCA ATGGTGAAACAAGAACGTTCAATGGGTCCATTGAGTTCAGCAGAGCTGACTCGGACTCCAGTCAGAGG GATCGAAATGGGAACCAGTTGAGATCTCCTCAGGAG GAGGCCCTGCAGCGACTAGTCAACCTGTATGGACTTCTCCATGGCCTTCAG GCAGCGGTGGCTCAGCAGGACACCTTGATGGAAGCCAGGTTGTCGGAGGGCCCTGAACGACGGGAGAAGCTGGTGTTGTCCCGGGCCAACTCTCGAGATGGGGAGGCGAGCAGGCCCGGGGGCGCCCCCGTGGCCCCCGAGAAGCAGGCCACAGAGCTGGCCCTGCTGCAGCGGCAGCACGCCCTGCTGCAAGAGGAGCTCCGCCGCTGCCGGCGTCAGGGGGAGGAGCGGGCCGCCGAGGCAGGCGGCCTGGAGGCTCGGCTTCGCGAGAGCGAGCAGGCCCGGGCCCGGCTGGAGCGGGAGGCGGAAGAGGCCAGGAGGCAGCTGGCGGCCCTGGGCCAGACCGAGCCTCTCCCAGCCGAGGCTCCCTGGGCCCGCCGCCCTCTGGACCCCCGGCGCCGCAGCCTCCCTGCGGGGGACGCCCTCTACTTGAGCTTCACCCCCCCTTCCCAG gctaTGCCCCAGATATGCCGAGGCCACGACCGCCTAGATCTGCCCTTATCCACTCGCTCCATTCACCGTACCTTTGAGGACAGAGAGGGGCCCGAGCTAGGCAGTCCTGAGGAGCGGCTTCAAGATAGCAGCGATCCCGACACCGGGAGCGAGGAGGAGGGCTGTAGTCGCTTGACTCCACCACATAGCCCCCGAG ATTTCCCCCGAATGCAGGACATTCCAGAGGAGAGTGAGAGTCGAGATGGAGAACCTATTGCCTCAGAAAGTTAA
- the RXFP4 gene encoding relaxin-3 receptor 2, whose protein sequence is MESRFLWTIIVSQGKRSRNKICNLQFPLLHLLFLWNSLSRPSRPNNFPSSSLHQEVRNSKVIPGQSEGRDLLCPAPPILDLDHQGREGTALWALPAKGGGVAWGCGRRSMHKTPGAAGLRRQGGLSAPSLAGACPGAADPSEMAPPSVPSPPASWANASRGEMLSLDEAALPADYLALRISVALAYGLVGTVGLLGNVAALWVLGGRRASRPTTDSLVFSLALADLGLALTFPFWAAEYALDFHWPFGGVLCKAVLTGTVLSVYASVFLITALSLVRYWMLAVAAGPGACLSPSRAFGTGLAAWVAAGAAAAPTAVFGAEAEVGGVQLCLLRFPSIGWLGAYQVQKVLLAFVAPLSVVAASYLLLWAFLRRQRLRRRDQAAARALGAIVASFFLCWLPNHVVTLWGVLVKFDLVPWDATYSVLHTYVFPLTVCLARSNSCLNPLLYCFLRRECRRALGKALSGLRARLPGAGRAQPKQVALQRRSRPKEGAGARKGGGLSTTLTHLDKGGTEQEGPPP, encoded by the coding sequence ATGGAGTCTAGATTTCTGTGGACCATCATCGTGTCCCAGGGAAAAAGGTCCAGAAATAAAATCTGCAATCTACAatttcctctcctccatcttctttTCCTCTGGAACTCTCTTTCCCGCCCATCCCGACCCAATAATTTCCCCAGCTCTTCCCTCCACCAAGAGGTTAGAAATTCTAAAGTGATCCCTGGGCAGAGTGAAGGGCGGGATCTCCTTTGCCCTGCCCCACCTATCCTCGACCTTGACCACCAGGGACGGGAGGGCACTGCCCTGTGGGCACTTCCCGCCAAAGGTGGAGGTGTGGCTTGGGGCTGCGGGCGTAGATCGATGCATAAAACACCCGGGGCTGCGGGTCTCCGGAGGCAGGGCGGCCTTTCCGCGCCCTCGCTGGCAGGGGCCTGTCCTGGCGCAGCCGATCCTTCCGAGATGGCTCCCCCCAGTGTCCCCTCCCCGCCGGCCTCTTGGGCCAACGCCTCCCGGGGTGAGATGCTGAGCCTGGACGAGGCTGCGCTCCCGGCTGATTACCTGGCCCTGAGAATCTCAGTTGCCCTGGCTTATGGACTAGTGGGAACCGTGGGGCTCCTGGGCAACGTGGCTGCGCTCTGGGTGCTGGGCGGCCGGCGGGCCTCGCGTCCAACCACGGACAGCCTCGTCTTCAGCCTGGCGCTGGCTGACCTGGGGCTGGCACTCACCTTTCCCTTCTGGGCCGCCGAGTACGCGCTGGATTTCCACTGGCCCTTTGGGGGCGTTCTCTGCAAGGCCGTCCTGACGGGCACCGTCCTCAGCGTCTACGCCAGCGTCTTCCTCATCACCGCTCTCAGCCTGGTCCGGTACTGGATGCTGGCGGTGGCCGCCGGCCCCGGAGCCTGCCTCTCGCCCTCCCGGGCCTTCGGGACCGGCCTGGCCGCCTGGGTGGCTGCGGGCGCCGCGGCGGCGCCCACGGCCGTCTTTGGGGCCGAAGCCGAGGTGGGGGGGGTCCAGCTGTGTCTGCTCCGCTTCCCCAGCATTGGCTGGCTGGGGGCTTACCAGGTGCAGAAGGTGCTGCTGGCCTTCGTGGCGCCCCTGAGCGTCGTCGCGGCCAGCTACCTGCTGCTGTGGGCCTTCCTTCGGCGGCAGCGCCTGAGGCGGAGGGACCAGGCCGCGGCGCGCGCTCTCGGCGCCATCGTCGCGTCCTTTTTCCTCTGCTGGCTCCCCAACCACGTGGTCACGCTCTGGGGGGTGCTAGTCAAGTTTGACCTCGTGCCCTGGGACGCCACCTACTCGGTCCTTCACACCTACGTCTTCCCCCTTACTGTCTGCCTGGCCCGGAGCAACAGCTGCCTCAACCCCCTGCTGTACTGCTTCCTGCGCCGGGAGTGCCGGCGGGCCCTGGGCAAGGCCCTGAGCGGGCTGAGGGCGCGGCTGCCCGGGGCGGGGCGAGCCCAGCCCAAGCAAGTAGCCCTCCAGAGGAGGAGCCGGCCCAAGGAGGGGGCGGGCGCCCGTAAGGGCGGTGGGCTCTCCACCACTCTCACCCACCTGGACAAGGGGGGTACAGAACAGGAAGGCCCTCCCCCATAG